From Leptotrichia sp. OH3620_COT-345:
TAAAAGTCATCTATATTTCTTTCAATATAGCTATCTTCCATATTAATAAGTGTTTTAAAAATATAATTCAGAAACTGTTTTCTTTCTTCTTTTTCACATTCTCTCGTCATTTCAAACAAATTCAGTTCTTTTTCTTCATTTAACATATTTAATATTTCCAAATTTATTTCTTCTTCAGTCCTTCCCTTTATTTCATATACATTCAACTTATCTTCTTCCTTTCCTTATGGATCTCTTTCATATTGAAATTTATTCAATTCCAAACTGTTTTTTAACAAGGTGACACTTTTTTATATTTTACAGTTTCAAAATTAATTTGTTATACCTAAAAAAATATTTTTCAGATTAAATATTTTCAGTCAGTTTCTTTTGCTATATTTCTTTTGACAATATCTAATACGACTTTTGTTACAGTTTCATAGTTTTCAGGATTATTCCACAAACAATCTGTTAATAACATTACATCTGAAAAATCCACTTTCTTTCTTCCGTTAATATACGCTGATATTTTTAACAATTTTATCATTTTTACAAATTTTCTGTCGGATATTGTCTCATACCTGTTTTCACTAAAAATTCTGTTGTATTCGCTTCTTATCCGAATTAATGTTTTTTTCACATTTTCAGATAATTTTATATTTATATATTCTTTTTCGATTTTATCTAAATCCTGAGAAGTTATTTTCAAATGTTCAGGGATTAAAATATTTCCACTTTCAATATCCATTAGTTCTTCAACATCATCATCGCTTACGTAGTTTACTATTCTCCTCAAAAGAAATCTGTCATACAGTGCTGCAAGTTCTTCATTTTCAAAAGGCAGTTCATTTGAAGCTCCTATAACTGAAATTAAAGGTATCTCCTGTCTTTTTCCTCCATTATGGAATATCTTTTCATTAATCATTGCAAGCAAAGTATTTAAAATAGAAGAATTTGCTTTAAAAATCTCGTCTAAAAAGACTATTTTACTTGTCGGCATATATCCCTGAGCATTTCTTTCAAATATATCTTCCTGTAACTTTTTTATAGAAAGAGGACCGAATATTTCTTCAGGAGTAGTAAATTTTGTAAGTAAATATTCAAAATAACTTTCTTCACTAAAAATTTTCGTTATTCTTCTTGAAATTTCACTTTTTGCTGTTCCCGGAGGTCCTATCAGAATTATATTTTCCTTTGCAAACACACCCAGCAGAGTAAGTTTTATAACTTTTTCCTTACCGATGAGACCCTTATTCAAAAGTTTTAACAATTCTTCTATTTTTCTTTTTAATTCAATATTTCCAACTATCAAATCATTCTCTCCTTTTCAGACACTATCAAAAAACAACATATAAAGATAGAAAAAACCGGAAAAATCCGGTTTTAAATATAATTTAAAATTTAGTTTTATAAATCGTTCATATACTTTGTCTATTCTATTTTAAAATAATCCCGGTATACTTACTCCTCCAGTTATTACTTCCATTTCCTTTTCAGCCATTTCTTCAGCTTTTTCAAGTATTTCATTTACAGCATTAATTATTAAATCTGAAACAATAGAAGCATCTCCTTCTTCAACAGCATCTTTTAATACATCAAGAGAAACTGATAAATCAACTATTTTTTTCTGACCATTTGCTTTTATAGTTATTCCTCCGCCTGCAACAGAAGTTTCTACAAACTTATCTTTTAAACCTTCCTGTATTTTCAGCATTTCCTGCTGCATAACTTGAGCCTGTTTTATTATATCCTGTTGACTTCCTGATTTTCCGCTGTTAGCTCCTTTTAACTTTCTAACCATGTTATTATTGCCTCCTATATGAAATTCATATACTTAAAAAAATTATGTCTATATTATATAAAATTTACAGTTATTAAAAAAAAATGGTGGTGAGAGAAGGATTCGAACCTTCGAAGGCTGAGCCGGCAGATTTACAGTCTGCTCCCTTTGGCCACTCGGGTACCTCACCACAATTTTTAAAAAAGTGGTGCCGCTTGTCGGACTCGAACCAACCACCTGCTGATTACAAGTCAGCTGCTCTACCAGATGAGCTAAAGCGGCACAATATACCTTCTTCCATCATATATTTTAAGATGAAATATTTAATTAAAATGGCGGAAGTGACGAGACTCGAACTCGCGACATCTTGCGTGACAGGCAAGCACTCTAACCAACTGAGCTACACCTCCATAAAAATGGTGGTCACAAGTTTTTTAATTACTTGGTACGCCCTAGGAGGATCGAACTCCTGTTGCCGGGATGAAAACCCGATGTCCTAACCACTAGACGAAGGGCGCACACTTTAATAATAGTTATGAGAGATTTATAATTTTTTATTTAACTCCTCTCACGGACAAAAAAGATATTATCATAAATAAAAAATTAAGTCAATACCTTTTTTAAATTTTTTTGTTTTTTTTCTCAACTTTTTGTAAAACTGTTGCAAAATTTTATAATTAAGTTTGAAATCCATACTGTTTTTAAAATATTTTCTATTTATAATTAATCCCTATTTTGTTATACGGAATAATTTTTCAAAAGTTTACTTATTTTACTGTTTTCTAATTTGAACTTGTGTGTGTTATATTATAGTCTACTATAATCCAGTTCTTCAATTAATTCTTTAATATAGTTAAAAACCTGTTTTATGTTATATCTATGATTTAAGAAACCGAACAATTTTATATATTATAAACTTCATAAACTGTGTAATAAAATGTATTAGTAAAAAATAATTTATATATTCAAATTTTTCTAAATTTTATTTTTAAAGAAAGTTTTTTTAATTTTACTAATACACTTCTTGAACATTTTTATTCATTTACCTTTACTCCCGATATTATAAAGTAATTTTTCTTACATTGATATTTAATACTTAAAATGGTATAATTTAAAAACAAAAATACAGGAGGTACTCAATGAAATTTTTTGATTTTATAAAAAAGTTTTTTATATTTACAATTAAGGAAATATATTCTTTTTTTCTTAAACTGTCTTTGCTGTTTTTAGTATTTTTTCTTTTAAGTGTTTCTCTTATTTCATTTTTTGCATCAAAAGTAAAATTGGAAGAAGATGTTCCTAAAAATTACAGCTATGTAATGTTTAATGTTTCAAATATATCTGAAGACAAACTGGACACCTCTTTTTTCGGAGAAACTGCAAAGTATAATATTTCTTATGCAGATATATTGAGCAGCCTTGAAGATATAAAAAATAACGATAATATAAAAGGGATTATTATAAACTTGGATCAAGTAAATCTTTCTTCAACAAAATCTGAAGAAATAATAAAAAAATTGAATGAAATAAAATCCAATAATAAAAAAATCTATGCTTTCGGTGCATATATTGAAAACTATAATTTCCCCATAGCTTCAGTGGCAAGTGAAATTATAATGATTCCTTCGGCTTCAGCTGATGTTTCTTTAACAGGATATCATTATTCAGAATTATATTATAAAAAATTATTTGATAAACTTGGTGTAAATATGGAAGTAGTCCGTATAGGAGATTTCAAATCTTATGGAGAAAATTATACATCCAATTTGATTTCTCCTGAATTGAAAAGTGAAATCACACGTATTCTGGAAAACAGATACAATAATTTCCTTGAAACAATTTCAAAAACTCGTAATATTGACAAAAATATCCTTAATAACGATATATTAAACGGAAATACAGTAAATCTGACTCCTTTCACTGCAAGGGATAAAAATTTAGTTGATAAGCTGGAAAATTTCGGTGAATTTCTTCAAAGACTTGGCATAAATGATGAAAATATTATAGACATTTATGACTATTATACTGATAACAGTAAAAGAATGGAATCCGAAGATGAAAATAAACAAACTATTGCAGTAATATATGCCGAAGGACCGATTGTTTATAATCAGGAATCAGATGGAGCAATTTATATCTCTCCTGACAATATGGCTAAAAAATTAAAAGAACTTTCAAATGTAAAAAATCTGAAAGGTGTAGTCCTCAGGGTAAACTCTCCCGGAGGGTCGGCTTTGGCATCAGAAATAATATACCAAATGTTTTCAAAACTCGAAGTTCCTGTATATGTATCAATGTCTGAAGTCGCCGCTTCAGGAGGATATTACATATCAATGACGGGAAACAAAGTATTTGGAAACAAATCCACAATAACAGGTTCTATAGGAGTTGTATCAATGCTTCCTAAATTTCATAACGCTCAAAATAAATACGGAATTACTTCAAATTCAATTTCCAAAGGAAAATACTCTGATACTTTTGATCCTTTTGTTCCTTTATCAGGAGAATCACGTAACAAAATAATAGAGTCAATGAATACGACTTATAAAGAATTCAAGTCGAGAGTTACAGAAAATAGAAAAATATCCGAATCTACTCTTGAAGAATATGCTCAGGGAAAAATATGGCTTGGAGATGAAGCGAGAGAAATTAATCTTATAGACGGAATTGCTACCCTTGATGAAACAGTGAAACTTCTTGCAAAAGATTTAAAATTGGAAAATTATAATGTAAAAAATATTTATGCTAAGAAAGATTTCAAAGAAACGTTGAGATTACTTTCTTCATTTATTTTCGAGAAATTCAATTTGACTTCTCAGATAGAAGCAAAAATTCCTGGAAGTTCAAAAATTCTTGATGACTATAAATTAATTGAAAATAATCAAAACAAACCTATGTATTATTTACCTTATAAAATGAATATTTATTAATTTTTCTCTGTGAGAATGGTGCTTTACTGTCCTCACATTTTTTATACCTGTTTCTTGGATCGCTTTATGAATAAAAAATAACTATTTAACTATAATATAGTGTATTAAAAAAATGAAAAATAGTAATTTATAAAATTTCTGATTTAATATACTTTCATTAAATCGGATATAAATTATTTTGTACTTAAATATTTTTCATTCTTTGAAAAATTTAATAATTCTTTCAATATTCAAACGGTAATTTTCTACTTCAAGTATAATAAATATTTTTAAATTAAAATTTTAAGACAAATAATAAGAAAATATGAAAACACAATGAATTTTTATAAAAAGATGTTTACAAAAGTCATAAAAAATCATTGAACTATTTTTAATTCAAAATTCAATATAAAATAAAAAGAGTGTTTGTTTTATTACTTCCCACTCCTTATATTTTCTTTATTTTATACCATACTAAAATTTCCTAAATTCTCTATTTCATTAAAAATAATTCCATCAATTTATGTGCTTCTCCGTCTTCAGTATTTTTTCCGATTATCTCAAAATTTTTCGGAAGAAGATTTTTTAATCTGTCTATGGCATTTCCCATAGCATGACCTTTACCCATAACTGTTAAAAGTTCATAATCATTTTCTCCGTCCCCAAAACTGACAGTATCTTTTATATCTATTCCATCTCTTTCTAATAAATATTTTGCAGCGTTTGCTTTGTTAGCCGTCTTTGAAAATATTTCCATGCAACCGTAATCTACAAATGCCACACTTACATTATTATCAGTCTTTTTTAGAATTTCTTTTTCCAGCTTGACCAAATGTTTATGCTCTCCGATAAAGAAAAATTTTAAAATTTTTCTATTCCCCAATTGATTTTCAGGAACTTCTACAGGCTGTATAGGCAAACTGTCTCCATCCCTTTTATATACTTGTTGTAAAGTCCCCTCTGTTATTATCCAGTCATCTCCTGAAAAAATATTTAAGTGAATATCTTTATCAAAAGATTTATAATCAATACTCAAAATACTGTCTACTTCTTTTTGGCTTAATCCGTCTTCATATATGACAACTCCATTTTCATCATTTATTCTTGCACCGTTTGATGAAATTAAAGGTATATTTATTCCTAATTCATCTTTAACTATTTTTGCCAATTTATAATTTCTTCCTGTGGCAATATAAAATTTTATTCCTTTTTCTACTACTTTCCTAACTGTTTTTTTTGTAAATTCTGATAACTCATGCTCTTTATTAAGTAATGTTCCATCTAAATCCGTCACTACAGCTTTATACATAAAAACTCCCATCTATAATTTTTTCTATAAAAATAACTTTGACAGTTCATTCATAAATTCTTCATCTGTAAAAGGTTTTGATAAAAATGCCTTTGCTCCGGCTTCTTTCCCCATTTTTATATAATTCTGAAAAGTTATCATCGTACTGCACAGCATTACTTTTGCTTCAGAATCATAATCTGTAATTAGTTGAGTTGCTTTTAGTCCGTGTACTTTAGGCATATTAATATCCATAGTTACAATTGTAGGATTTATCTTCTTATACATTTCAAAGCCTTCCAATCCGTCTCTCGCTTCATATACCTCATATCCCTGATCATTAAGTATATCTTTTATGTCTTCTCTTATATATGAAGCATCATCTACTACTAATGCTGTTTTTTTCATATTTTATCTCCTTTTCTGAAGAATATCTTTTATAAAAATAATTCTCTCAATTTTTTTGCCACTCCGTCATCGACATTACTTTCTATAATTTCATGTTTAGGTAAACCTTCTATTAATCTATATAAAGAATTCCCCATAAGATATCCTTTTCCCGCTTCCTTTAAAAGTTCATAGTCATTATATCCGTCACCGAAAGCTACTGCTTCACTTAACTTTATTCCGTCTTTTTGGAGTAAATACTTTGCAGCAGTTGCTTTATTCGAGTTTTTAGCAAAAATTTCCAAGCTCCGCTCAGAAACAAAAACCACATTTACTTCTTCAGCAGTCACTTTTTTAATAATTTTTTCCAATTTCAGAAGTTTGTCATGCTCTCCTAAAAAAAATATTTTAGTATAATCTTTATTATAAAACTCATTTTCATTTATTATTTTAGGGAGATGAAGCCTGTCAGGACGCTGCTTTATATAATAATCCAGTACATCTTCAACTATATACCAGTTACTTCCCGAATAACCGTTCATTATAATATCTTTATCTATTTTTTTATATTCCACTTCATAAATTTTTTCCAAATATTTTTTATCAATATTGTTTATGTAAATTTCTTTTCCTTCATTATTCATTATTCTTGCACCATTTGAAGTAATAAGAGGAATTTTAAGATTTATTTTTTCCATAATTTCTTTCGCTCCGAAATAACTTCTTCCTGTTGCAATGTAAAATTTTATTCCTTTTTCCGTTATTTTTCTTACCGTTTCTATAGTAAAATCATTTAAAAGATGATTTTCATTCAGCAATGTTCCATCTAAATCACTTATTACCGCTTTATACATTTTTCCTCCTGAGGTTCATTTTACCATATTTTCATTGAAAAATAAATAGATAATTGAAACTCCGCAACAGCTTTTCTAATAAAAAATTTGCCGTTAATAATAATAAAATTCTCTTTATTTTTTTCAATTTTTAGTTTATAATGATTGTAATAAAATTATTTAGAGGTGATAAAATGGGTACATTTCAGGACTATTTAAATTTTTCCGATAAGGAGGAATATTCACAGAAACAGTTAAAAATTATGGATAAAATAACTTTTTCAGAAGAAACTGAAAAAGCTGTAAAATCAATAAACAAGGAAATAAAAATACTGTGTTTTGCTCAAGTATATTGCCCTGACTGTCGTGCTATAGTTCCTTTTATGAAAAAGTTTTCAGAGATAAATAACAATATAAAAGTCGACTATCTTCTTAAAGAAAATAATGAGGATTTATTGAAAAAACTGACAGATACTGTTCGAATCCCTACTCTTGTTTCTGAAAAAGATGGAAAAATGACAGTATTTTTGCTAGAATTTCCTAATTTCATACAAAAAGAAATGAAAAAAGATCCTGACTCTTATGAGGAAATTAAATATAATTTCAGAACAGGAAAATATAACAGAGAAATTGAAAAAGAACTTTCAGATTATCTGACTTCACTTTAATTTTACAGAGGCTGTAAAAAAATTAGACTATTTTAATTAAAAACAGCCTCTTTTAACATAAAAGATTATCTCTTTATTTCCTCCTTATCCATTTTCATATTTTTGCTTTTTTCACAACATTTTTTTATTATAAGTCTACTTTGACATATTATTTTCTGACACCAAAATTCAAAGCTACTTTACGAATTAAAAAATATATCTATATTTCACAAAAATTGTTCTTTTCAGAAAGATGTGAAAACATATAAATTAAATATTTTTTACGAAATAAAGAAAAAATGAATAATAAATTATAATTTTAAAAATATTTTTTATTCCTATGAAAATTTTCAATCTATCTTTTTTCATATGTAATTTCTATTCCCGAATTTACTTCTCCTCCTTTTTTTCCGTGAATGATTACTAGTTTTACTTTTTTATATTCATTTATTTCTAAATTTAATATTTTTAATCCGTTTTTATAAATATATGAAAAACTGTCATTTAATCTGTAATTTGGAACAACAACGAAAAATTCTCCATAATTTTTAAGAAGACGCTTTATATTAAAAAATAGTTCTTCCAATGTCAAACCAACTTCATATTTACTTATTTTTATACTTTCATCTTCAGGTAATTTTCCTGAATTTATTTTTTTGTATGGAGGATTTGAAAAAATATAATCGTATTTTCCATTAATATTTTTAATGTCCTCATTTAAAGTCAAAATTTTGTCTTCTAAACAATTTTTTTTTATATTATCGACTAAATATTCATAAATCTTTTTCTGAACTTCTACAGCATAAATTTTTGAAATATTCTGTATTTCTGAAAGTAATATGGAAATTATTCCCTGACCGGCTCCTATTTCAAGAATTGTCTTGTTTTTAATAAAAGTCCAGTTCACATTACCGGACTTTCCCATAAATATATTTTTTATAAATTTTGCCAATAGTAATGCATCCTCGGTTATTTTCAAACCGGTCTCTCTGATAATTACAACTTTATCAACACTTTTAAGTCTTTCGGTATGACTTTTTAAATTTTCCTTTTTTAAAAAATTAGTATTCTCACCTATAATATTATTATTTTTATTCTCTTTTTCATATTTCATAATTTTAATTTTCCTCTATAAATTCACAACCATTTTGTCTTTCTTCAATTTCAACTTTTTCTTTTTTATTAAATTCTATTTCTGAAAGACAAAATTTCAGTACTCCTTTTCCTTCTATGTTTATAAATACAAAATCCCCCAACATATTCATACTTATAACATTGCCTTTCCCATGTTTGGTTATTACTATCTGCCCCACTACAGGGTAATTTTCCTTGACTTCCATATACTGTTCATTTTCAAATCCCATACAGCACTTTAAGCGTCCGCACACTCCTGAAATTTTTGATGGAGTGACTACAACTCCCTGATCTCTTGCCATTTTAATAGAAACTGAATCAAATTTATTTATAAAAGATTTACAACATAAAGGTTTTCCACATGTTCCACAATCTCCTACCATTTTAGCATAATCTCTTACACCGATCTGTCTCAGTTCAATCCTGACTTTAAATATAGCTGCAAGTTCTTTTACAAAACTTCTGAAATCTACTCTGTCTTCAGAGGCAAAATAAAAAATAAGTTTCTTTTTATCAAAAGTGTATTCTGTTGCTACAAGTTTAAAATTTAAGTTGTATTTTTTTACTTTATTTCTAAAAATAAAACCCGCTTTTACAGCATCTTCTTTTAATTCCTTATTTTTTTCTAAATCACGCTCTGTTGCTTTTCTTATTATTTTTTTTAAAGGTTCATCACTACTGTGTTTGTAATCCGATTTTATAGCTACGACTTTTCCTATAGCTAAACCCATTTGTGTTTCAACCAGCACTTTTTCATTTATCTTCACATTAAAATTAGGATTATTAAGAAAGAAATAACGCTTTTGAAAAGTGTCTAAATATACATCTATGGCTTCCTCATTTCTTATTCTGTTATCCGCCATACCGGTATTTAATTCCGTACCCCTACCAGTATATCTCCTTTCCATATTTTCCAAATGCACTTAAAATTCTCCCTTCATCATTTTGTTTTATCTGATAAAACTCCACTCTTTTTTTAAATACTCTATTTACCTCCTTTACAAGTTCCCTAAAATCAAGTCTGTTTTCAGCAGTAAAATAAAAAATAAGTTTATTTTCATCAAAAGTATATTCACCTATAACTAAATTCATTTCGGGCAAAATACTTTTGACTATCTTTTTACATTTAAAATAAGCTTCATTAGCCTTTTCATCAAGTTCTTTTAATTTCTCAACTTCTTTTTCAGTAAGTTTCCTTTTTACTTCTCTTATTTTCAAATCATCTTTTTCTTCTTCATTTTTATCAAATTTATCTGTCATACCCAATACAATCCCTATCTGTTCACCCCTTATAGTATCAACAATTACATGATCGCCTTTTTCATAATCTTCAAATTTTCCGATAAGAAAAGGATAAACCTTTTTTGTTTTTCTGAATTTTATATTTAATATTTTCATAATATTCCACCTTCTAAGAAACTGAAATGTCCCTGTTCACTTATTATTATATGATCCAATAATCTAATTTCAATATTTTCAAATGTTTCTTTAATTTTTTTTGTTAATATAATATCTGATTGAGAAGGCCTTAATGATCCTGAAGGATGATTATGTACAAGAATTATTGACTTTGCATTATATTCAAAAACTTTCTTAACCAACTCTCTGATATATATTGTACTCCTATCCAAAGTGCCATGAAATAATTCTTCTTCTTTCAACAGTTCATTTTGTGTATTCAAAAATAATACTTTAAAAATTTCTATATCTCTTTTTAAAAGAGAAAATTCTAGATAATCCAAAAGTTGTCTGTTACTTGAAATAGTAATCTTCTTATTGTATATCTTTTTATAAAGCTGATCTTCAAATATCGAAAATAATACTTTAAAAAAAACTGCTGTTCTTTCGCTTATATAATTATTCTTTTTTAATTCCTCTTCAGGCTGTTTTAATAAAGAATATAAATCACCATACTTATTAAGTAAATCTTTAGAAATTTTTTTACAGTCTTTTCGAATAATTACATAAGTTAATAGAAGTTCCAATATTTCATAATCATGAAATCCTGAAATTCCTGACATCAAAAATCTTTTCCTCAATCTTTCCCGATGTCCCTCATATTTATTCATATTTCCCCCAATTTAATACAGTCCCCTTCAAAATAAAATCAGTTAAAATCCGTTTTATTATTAATATTTATAAATAAATGGCGCACCCGTGAGGAATCGAACCCCAAACCTTCTGATCCGAAGTCAGACGCTCTATCCAGTTGAGCTACG
This genomic window contains:
- a CDS encoding regulatory iron-sulfur-containing complex subunit RicT; its protein translation is MHLENMERRYTGRGTELNTGMADNRIRNEEAIDVYLDTFQKRYFFLNNPNFNVKINEKVLVETQMGLAIGKVVAIKSDYKHSSDEPLKKIIRKATERDLEKNKELKEDAVKAGFIFRNKVKKYNLNFKLVATEYTFDKKKLIFYFASEDRVDFRSFVKELAAIFKVRIELRQIGVRDYAKMVGDCGTCGKPLCCKSFINKFDSVSIKMARDQGVVVTPSKISGVCGRLKCCMGFENEQYMEVKENYPVVGQIVITKHGKGNVISMNMLGDFVFINIEGKGVLKFCLSEIEFNKKEKVEIEERQNGCEFIEEN
- a CDS encoding response regulator — encoded protein: MKKTALVVDDASYIREDIKDILNDQGYEVYEARDGLEGFEMYKKINPTIVTMDINMPKVHGLKATQLITDYDSEAKVMLCSTMITFQNYIKMGKEAGAKAFLSKPFTDEEFMNELSKLFL
- a CDS encoding HAD family hydrolase; translated protein: MYKAVISDLDGTLLNENHLLNDFTIETVRKITEKGIKFYIATGRSYFGAKEIMEKINLKIPLITSNGARIMNNEGKEIYINNIDKKYLEKIYEVEYKKIDKDIIMNGYSGSNWYIVEDVLDYYIKQRPDRLHLPKIINENEFYNKDYTKIFFLGEHDKLLKLEKIIKKVTAEEVNVVFVSERSLEIFAKNSNKATAAKYLLQKDGIKLSEAVAFGDGYNDYELLKEAGKGYLMGNSLYRLIEGLPKHEIIESNVDDGVAKKLRELFL
- the ricT gene encoding PSP1 domain-containing protein gives rise to the protein MKILNIKFRKTKKVYPFLIGKFEDYEKGDHVIVDTIRGEQIGIVLGMTDKFDKNEEEKDDLKIREVKRKLTEKEVEKLKELDEKANEAYFKCKKIVKSILPEMNLVIGEYTFDENKLIFYFTAENRLDFRELVKEVNRVFKKRVEFYQIKQNDEGRILSAFGKYGKEIYW
- the radC gene encoding DNA repair protein RadC, producing the protein MNKYEGHRERLRKRFLMSGISGFHDYEILELLLTYVIIRKDCKKISKDLLNKYGDLYSLLKQPEEELKKNNYISERTAVFFKVLFSIFEDQLYKKIYNKKITISSNRQLLDYLEFSLLKRDIEIFKVLFLNTQNELLKEEELFHGTLDRSTIYIRELVKKVFEYNAKSIILVHNHPSGSLRPSQSDIILTKKIKETFENIEIRLLDHIIISEQGHFSFLEGGIL
- a CDS encoding tRNA1(Val) (adenine(37)-N6)-methyltransferase → MKYEKENKNNNIIGENTNFLKKENLKSHTERLKSVDKVVIIRETGLKITEDALLLAKFIKNIFMGKSGNVNWTFIKNKTILEIGAGQGIISILLSEIQNISKIYAVEVQKKIYEYLVDNIKKNCLEDKILTLNEDIKNINGKYDYIFSNPPYKKINSGKLPEDESIKISKYEVGLTLEELFFNIKRLLKNYGEFFVVVPNYRLNDSFSYIYKNGLKILNLEINEYKKVKLVIIHGKKGGEVNSGIEITYEKR
- a CDS encoding HAD family hydrolase; translated protein: MYKAVVTDLDGTLLNKEHELSEFTKKTVRKVVEKGIKFYIATGRNYKLAKIVKDELGINIPLISSNGARINDENGVVIYEDGLSQKEVDSILSIDYKSFDKDIHLNIFSGDDWIITEGTLQQVYKRDGDSLPIQPVEVPENQLGNRKILKFFFIGEHKHLVKLEKEILKKTDNNVSVAFVDYGCMEIFSKTANKANAAKYLLERDGIDIKDTVSFGDGENDYELLTVMGKGHAMGNAIDRLKNLLPKNFEIIGKNTEDGEAHKLMELFLMK
- a CDS encoding AAA family ATPase codes for the protein MIVGNIELKRKIEELLKLLNKGLIGKEKVIKLTLLGVFAKENIILIGPPGTAKSEISRRITKIFSEESYFEYLLTKFTTPEEIFGPLSIKKLQEDIFERNAQGYMPTSKIVFLDEIFKANSSILNTLLAMINEKIFHNGGKRQEIPLISVIGASNELPFENEELAALYDRFLLRRIVNYVSDDDVEELMDIESGNILIPEHLKITSQDLDKIEKEYINIKLSENVKKTLIRIRSEYNRIFSENRYETISDRKFVKMIKLLKISAYINGRKKVDFSDVMLLTDCLWNNPENYETVTKVVLDIVKRNIAKETD
- a CDS encoding thioredoxin family protein, producing MGTFQDYLNFSDKEEYSQKQLKIMDKITFSEETEKAVKSINKEIKILCFAQVYCPDCRAIVPFMKKFSEINNNIKVDYLLKENNEDLLKKLTDTVRIPTLVSEKDGKMTVFLLEFPNFIQKEMKKDPDSYEEIKYNFRTGKYNREIEKELSDYLTSL
- a CDS encoding YbaB/EbfC family nucleoid-associated protein, whose translation is MVRKLKGANSGKSGSQQDIIKQAQVMQQEMLKIQEGLKDKFVETSVAGGGITIKANGQKKIVDLSVSLDVLKDAVEEGDASIVSDLIINAVNEILEKAEEMAEKEMEVITGGVSIPGLF
- the sppA gene encoding signal peptide peptidase SppA, with protein sequence MKFFDFIKKFFIFTIKEIYSFFLKLSLLFLVFFLLSVSLISFFASKVKLEEDVPKNYSYVMFNVSNISEDKLDTSFFGETAKYNISYADILSSLEDIKNNDNIKGIIINLDQVNLSSTKSEEIIKKLNEIKSNNKKIYAFGAYIENYNFPIASVASEIIMIPSASADVSLTGYHYSELYYKKLFDKLGVNMEVVRIGDFKSYGENYTSNLISPELKSEITRILENRYNNFLETISKTRNIDKNILNNDILNGNTVNLTPFTARDKNLVDKLENFGEFLQRLGINDENIIDIYDYYTDNSKRMESEDENKQTIAVIYAEGPIVYNQESDGAIYISPDNMAKKLKELSNVKNLKGVVLRVNSPGGSALASEIIYQMFSKLEVPVYVSMSEVAASGGYYISMTGNKVFGNKSTITGSIGVVSMLPKFHNAQNKYGITSNSISKGKYSDTFDPFVPLSGESRNKIIESMNTTYKEFKSRVTENRKISESTLEEYAQGKIWLGDEAREINLIDGIATLDETVKLLAKDLKLENYNVKNIYAKKDFKETLRLLSSFIFEKFNLTSQIEAKIPGSSKILDDYKLIENNQNKPMYYLPYKMNIY